Proteins found in one Paenibacillus borealis genomic segment:
- a CDS encoding GNAT family N-acetyltransferase, protein MTTADTLKEIEELQQRCEQYEGISLKLNWDMLRLPAGTGGVDWLVTYEDELLVGFIGLYSIGGDMEVCGMVRPGYRRRGIFSSLWQRAQTLISRSRIKTLLLNTPAASASGTAYLKTLPLEFSHAEYQMKWDGAARNRRAAEASSASDNVMLRPARADETPVLIAFDCDGFSMTEEDAAETYAQLELEGSQEHIIIEMNGQPAGKMRLWSEDNETWIYGLTVDKNLRGLGIGRSALMQTIEREQRNYNSVNLEVALDNPNALKLYESCGFVILNQQDYYRAVL, encoded by the coding sequence TTGACAACGGCTGATACACTGAAAGAAATAGAAGAACTGCAGCAGCGCTGCGAGCAGTATGAAGGAATCTCACTCAAGCTGAATTGGGATATGCTGCGGCTGCCGGCGGGTACAGGCGGAGTAGATTGGCTGGTGACCTACGAGGATGAGCTGCTGGTCGGGTTCATCGGATTATACTCGATCGGCGGGGATATGGAAGTCTGCGGGATGGTACGGCCGGGATACCGCCGCCGGGGCATCTTCAGCTCGCTCTGGCAGCGGGCTCAGACCCTCATCTCCCGCAGCAGGATTAAGACACTGCTGCTGAACACACCCGCCGCTTCAGCCTCAGGTACTGCTTATCTGAAGACCCTGCCGCTGGAATTCAGCCATGCGGAGTATCAGATGAAATGGGATGGCGCTGCCAGGAATCGCAGAGCCGCGGAAGCCAGTTCAGCCTCAGACAATGTTATGCTCCGGCCTGCACGTGCTGACGAGACTCCTGTGCTTATAGCCTTCGACTGCGACGGATTCAGCATGACTGAGGAAGATGCCGCTGAAACGTACGCGCAGCTAGAGCTTGAAGGCTCACAGGAGCATATTATCATCGAGATGAACGGCCAGCCAGCCGGCAAAATGCGGCTGTGGTCCGAGGACAACGAAACCTGGATCTATGGCCTCACCGTAGACAAGAATCTGAGGGGCCTCGGCATCGGCCGGAGTGCCCTGATGCAGACCATTGAGCGGGAACAGCGGAATTACAACAGTGTGAACCTTGAGGTAGCCCTGGATAATCCTAATGCACTGAAGCTCTACGAGAGCTGCGGGTTCGTTATTCTGAACCAGCAGGATTACTACCGTGCTGTGCTCTGA
- a CDS encoding SDR family oxidoreductase, with protein sequence MNPLDSDLRKTALVIGANGVIGRNLIDHLATLPDWDIIGVSRRGGSDTDRVRYIAADLLDPSESRRKLGGLAEVTHIFYAAYQERPTWAELVAPNLAMLVHAVEAVDPVAHRLQHISLMQGYKVYGAHLGPFKTPARETDANHMPPEFNIAQQDYLEGKQPGKSWTWSALRPSVVCGYALGNPMNLAMVIAVYASMSKELGIPLRFPGKPGAYHSLLEMTDAGLLARATVWAATDPRCANQAFNITNGDLFRWNELWPKIAYSFGLDTAPPLQMSLSEAMQDKEPLWNRMVGKYGLEQNSYASVSSWAFGDFVFSWDYDFFADSTKSRRAGFLEFMDTEAMFMDIFADLRHRRIIP encoded by the coding sequence ATGAACCCTTTAGATTCGGACTTACGTAAAACAGCACTTGTAATCGGCGCGAACGGCGTCATCGGGCGCAACCTGATTGATCATCTGGCTACGCTTCCCGATTGGGATATTATCGGCGTGTCGCGCCGCGGAGGTTCAGATACTGACCGTGTGCGTTATATAGCCGCGGATTTACTGGACCCTTCGGAGAGCCGGCGGAAGCTTGGCGGCTTGGCGGAAGTGACGCATATTTTCTATGCCGCCTATCAGGAACGGCCAACCTGGGCGGAGCTGGTCGCTCCTAATCTGGCTATGCTTGTTCATGCGGTTGAAGCGGTCGACCCTGTGGCGCACCGGCTGCAGCACATCAGCCTCATGCAGGGATATAAGGTATATGGCGCGCATCTCGGCCCGTTCAAAACACCGGCTCGCGAAACCGACGCCAATCATATGCCGCCTGAATTTAATATTGCGCAGCAGGATTATCTGGAGGGGAAGCAGCCGGGCAAAAGCTGGACCTGGTCGGCGCTGCGGCCTTCCGTCGTCTGCGGATATGCGCTCGGCAATCCCATGAACCTGGCGATGGTAATCGCCGTTTATGCCTCCATGTCGAAGGAGCTGGGAATTCCGCTGCGCTTCCCCGGCAAGCCGGGCGCGTATCACAGCCTGCTCGAGATGACAGATGCCGGCCTGCTGGCCCGAGCAACGGTGTGGGCAGCAACAGATCCGCGCTGTGCCAATCAGGCCTTCAATATCACCAACGGCGATCTGTTCCGCTGGAACGAGCTGTGGCCTAAGATTGCCTACAGCTTCGGGCTGGACACGGCCCCCCCGCTCCAGATGTCCCTGTCTGAGGCCATGCAGGACAAAGAGCCGCTCTGGAACCGGATGGTCGGGAAATACGGGCTGGAGCAGAACAGCTATGCGAGTGTCTCTTCCTGGGCCTTCGGGGATTTCGTATTCTCCTGGGACTATGATTTCTTTGCCGATAGCACCAAATCACGCCGGGCAGGGTTCCTTGAGTTTATGGATACGGAAGCTATGTTTATGGACATCTTTGCGGATCTCCGCCACCGCAGGATCATTCCTTGA
- a CDS encoding winged helix-turn-helix transcriptional regulator — protein sequence MSEGIRTYNTGVEATLEVIGGKWKPVILFLLTFGKKRNGEFISQMPFITQKVLTQQLRELEADGVIKRTAYNVVPPRVEYELTDYGWSLKEILHLMCRWGDTHVDRVYGDTAVVLSQPQKEE from the coding sequence ATGTCTGAAGGAATCCGAACCTACAACACCGGAGTGGAAGCGACACTTGAAGTGATTGGGGGCAAGTGGAAGCCGGTCATACTGTTCTTGCTCACCTTTGGGAAGAAGCGCAACGGGGAGTTCATAAGTCAAATGCCGTTCATTACACAGAAGGTGCTGACACAGCAATTGCGGGAGCTGGAAGCGGACGGGGTAATCAAAAGAACCGCGTATAATGTGGTGCCTCCCAGAGTGGAGTATGAGCTGACCGATTACGGCTGGAGCCTTAAGGAGATTCTGCATCTGATGTGCAGATGGGGCGATACCCATGTCGATAGAGTATACGGGGATACGGCAGTCGTGCTCTCTCAACCGCAGAAGGAAGAATAG
- a CDS encoding flavodoxin, giving the protein MAKVLVAYASLTGNTEEIAELIVEGIRQAGGEAVLKSVTDCNADEIKAYEAVLLGAYTWGDGELPDEFLDFYEEMDELDLSSCKAAAFGSGDTGYEIYCGAVDQIEEKLKERGAEIVQASLKIEYGPNAAEKDACRSFGRQFIETCAAVS; this is encoded by the coding sequence ATGGCTAAGGTGCTAGTGGCATATGCCAGCTTGACAGGCAATACGGAGGAAATCGCTGAACTGATTGTGGAAGGAATACGCCAGGCAGGCGGAGAGGCCGTACTGAAATCGGTCACTGACTGCAACGCGGATGAGATAAAGGCTTACGAAGCTGTGCTGCTGGGTGCGTATACATGGGGGGACGGCGAGCTGCCGGATGAATTCCTCGATTTCTATGAAGAGATGGATGAGCTGGATCTCAGTTCCTGCAAGGCTGCCGCCTTCGGAAGCGGGGATACCGGTTATGAAATCTACTGCGGAGCGGTTGACCAGATTGAAGAGAAGCTGAAGGAACGCGGTGCCGAGATCGTACAGGCCAGCCTGAAGATTGAGTACGGGCCGAATGCAGCAGAGAAAGATGCCTGCCGCAGCTTCGGACGCCAGTTCATCGAGACCTGCGCGGCGGTTTCTTAA
- a CDS encoding VOC family protein codes for MKLGAIALCVDDMEKMVRFYRDLMRMDLDYDGGGFTGVRTAEGVYFNLCERELFESQLSRKFDYPRGLNGTMEITFGVPHFADVDLEYNRLIEAGVQPVYPPTTEPYGLRICYIADPEGNLIEICSDGSGE; via the coding sequence ATGAAGCTGGGAGCAATCGCCCTGTGCGTGGATGATATGGAGAAGATGGTCCGGTTCTACAGAGATTTAATGAGGATGGATCTGGACTATGACGGCGGCGGGTTTACGGGAGTCAGGACAGCAGAGGGCGTCTATTTCAATTTGTGTGAGCGTGAGCTGTTCGAGAGCCAGTTATCGAGAAAGTTTGACTATCCCCGCGGGCTGAACGGTACGATGGAAATCACTTTTGGTGTACCTCACTTTGCCGATGTCGATCTGGAATATAACAGGCTGATAGAGGCCGGCGTCCAACCGGTGTATCCGCCTACAACTGAACCGTACGGACTGCGAATCTGTTATATTGCTGATCCGGAAGGGAATCTGATCGAAATTTGTTCGGACGGCAGTGGAGAATAG
- a CDS encoding VOC family protein codes for MISSFDGINLYSKDPAALAAFYSEVLGIPVPFEGFGQYDGAKIGFDRNQPGLIIWDESKWGKHTTGVVNLVFSCSSLDETYEQLKGKGLDCQPPVTMEYGGKEMNFRDPDGNGITLLEGGYLEV; via the coding sequence ATGATTTCAAGTTTTGACGGCATCAATCTGTACAGCAAGGACCCGGCGGCGCTCGCGGCATTCTATTCTGAGGTGCTGGGGATTCCCGTGCCGTTTGAGGGCTTCGGACAGTATGACGGCGCGAAGATTGGTTTCGACCGCAACCAGCCGGGGCTGATTATCTGGGACGAGAGCAAATGGGGCAAGCACACGACAGGAGTCGTTAATCTGGTATTCTCCTGCAGCAGCCTGGATGAAACCTATGAGCAGCTTAAGGGGAAAGGGCTGGATTGTCAGCCTCCGGTGACGATGGAATACGGCGGGAAAGAAATGAATTTCCGTGATCCGGACGGCAACGGCATTACCCTGCTGGAAGGCGGATATTTGGAGGTTTAG
- a CDS encoding AraC family transcriptional regulator has product MFNLSELYYPITANPAGGGEYRPGRLLEPYIRCFWGSVSPTVEPLEAQSAEITEGDNGADISVNIFLNRTETIIPDSCMDIIWEWDEHTGESGGIFCGINDAPFEVGQARQPAGKQRFAIRFHFWAVHLFADEQLQDVLNVHAPVEQYFRSFRMELGDKLRGTRTMSERIALAELFLLRRLEIAGRSSDGMMNAVHRMLKSRGVVSAGELELSSGLSSRQLERLFRRHIGLPPKKVADLVRFQNVWLELYRTPLHRGGLQDIVFAYGYSHQSHFINNFRKFAGRTPLDALGYARS; this is encoded by the coding sequence ATGTTCAACCTCTCGGAGCTGTACTATCCGATCACAGCGAACCCGGCCGGGGGCGGCGAGTATCGGCCCGGCAGGCTGCTGGAGCCGTACATCCGCTGTTTCTGGGGTTCTGTATCTCCAACGGTTGAACCGCTGGAAGCTCAGTCCGCTGAAATTACAGAAGGGGATAACGGGGCGGATATAAGTGTTAATATTTTCCTTAACCGGACGGAAACGATCATACCGGATAGTTGTATGGACATCATATGGGAATGGGATGAGCATACAGGGGAGTCCGGCGGGATTTTTTGCGGCATTAACGATGCCCCGTTTGAAGTGGGACAAGCCCGCCAGCCTGCGGGGAAACAGCGTTTCGCCATCCGGTTTCACTTCTGGGCGGTTCACCTGTTCGCAGATGAACAGCTGCAGGATGTGCTGAATGTCCACGCTCCGGTGGAGCAATACTTCCGTTCGTTCCGTATGGAGCTGGGGGATAAGCTGCGGGGAACGCGCACGATGTCTGAACGCATCGCCCTCGCCGAATTATTCCTGCTGCGGAGGCTGGAGATTGCCGGCCGCAGCAGTGACGGGATGATGAACGCTGTCCACAGGATGCTTAAGTCCCGCGGAGTGGTGAGTGCAGGGGAGCTTGAGCTTAGCTCTGGCCTTAGCAGCCGCCAGCTTGAACGCCTGTTCCGCCGGCATATCGGACTTCCGCCCAAAAAGGTGGCAGATCTTGTCCGCTTCCAGAATGTCTGGCTGGAGCTGTACCGGACTCCGCTGCACAGAGGCGGATTGCAGGATATTGTATTTGCTTACGGTTACAGCCACCAGTCGCATTTCATCAACAATTTCCGGAAATTTGCCGGCAGAACGCCGCTGGACGCGCTGGGCTATGCGCGGAGCTGA